The Spirosoma oryzicola region TATTCAGGCGGGCATCCTCAATCATTTCAGCGGAGCTGATTATACCCAGATTCTTGACGAAGCAAAGCGGGCTATGAACGAACGGGCCTTACAGAGTGATCTGCCTAAAATCGCCAACAATCAGATTCAGTACATGATGTATCAGCTTGCCAGTTCGATGGGTTGGCAGCTTCAGCTCCCCGAAGCTGAACAACGTCAGCTCGACGTGTTGAAAGCGCAGGCAGACAATACGACCAATTACAAACAACTTACTACGGGTGAGTAACTTTCTTTTACGTTCAACGTTTGGGGTATAGCATCTTATCTGTGCTTCCTGACTATGCGTTTTTTCTACTTCATCCTTCTCTTCTTTCCTTTTCTTGCCCAGGCGCAACTTCCTATAAATACGTCGGGTGGGACCGCTTGTCAAGAGCATAAAGCGGCCTATTTCAATCGGATCACATCCAACCCTAAAGCCCGAGTTGCCTACGCCGGTGACCCGAGCATTGATGTTACTTACTATGGACTTGAGTTGTATTTGACCCATACACCCAATTACCTTCGCGGGGCCGCCACCGTTACGCTTAAAAGCACAGCTGCCATCAGTAGCTTCTTCCTGGATCTAAACTCGACCATAGCCACCACTGGCACAGGACTTCGGGTTGATTCAGTGAAAGTCGGTAATCAGAAAATTTCCTACCAACATGCGCAGAATAAGCTGACCGTTACTCCCGCTCAACCCCTATCAACCGGACAGGCCTTGACGTTAATTGTTTATTACCAAGGCGTTCCCGCTGGTGATGATAGCTTTGTTTTCGGCAGACACGATACCACCAATGATCCGGTAATCTGGAGTCTAAGCGAGCCGTACGGCGCTCCGGACTGGTTTCCCTGCAAGGACAGCCCTGGCGACAAGGCCGACTCATCGGCGGTCAGTATTACAGCCCCCAACCAGTTTGTGTCGGTATCGAATGGCATACTGATCAGTACAACGAGTAATTTGGACGGTACACGCACATATCGCTGGCGAAACAGCTATCCAATTGCGCAGTATCTTATTTCAGTTGCATCGACGAACTATGAGCGATACGACACGCCCGCAACACTCGCTACCAGCGGAACGACCTTACCCATCACCCATTATGTTTACCCCGAAACATTAACGCGAGTAAAAGCGTCGTTGGATAAGACTCCGTCGATGGTTCAGCTGTTTACTAATCTTTTTGGCCCGTATCCGTTCCTGCGGGAAAAATACGGGCATGCGCAGATCGGTCGGGGCAATGGAGGCATGGAACATCAGACGATTTCGTCGATGGAGGAGAACGCGTTTGCGTCAGACGTGATCGCGCATGAACTGGCCCACCAGTGGTTTGGCGATAAGATTACCTGCCGCGACTGGCAAAATATCTGGCTTAACGAAGGCTTTGCCTCTTACGCGGAAGCAATCTACGCGGAATCGGCAAATGGTCAGGCGGGTTATCAATCGACTATGACCAACTTCATGACCAGGGCACGAAGAGCGCGTGGGTCAATCTACGTTCAGGACATTACCAACTTCGGCAACATTTTTAGCCCTGACCGTAGCTACGCCAAAGGAGCCGTTGTGTTACACATGCTTCGGGCTGTTGTTGGTCAGGAAACATTTTTCTCTATTCTTCGCGCGTACGCAGCCTCTCCTACGGTTGCCTACAAATCAGCCGTTACGGAAGATTTTCAGGCCATTGCCGAACAAGTCTACGGGCAATCGCTGAATTATTTCTTTAAGCAATGGATCTACGGCGAAGGGTATCCGAGTTACAGAGCTACCGTATCGACCAATCCCGGAACGAATACCGTAAGCGTACGACTTCAACAGCGAAACGCAATTGCAACAAATCCTGGCAGCTTCACCATGCCCGTACAAATGCGTATTCAGTCGGCAGCGGGCGATACGACAGTAACCGTCTTCAATGACCAGGCCGATCAAACGTTTACCTTACCAACTCGCGGAGCCGTAACAGGGTTGCTTATTGATCCTGCAAACTTGATTCTCAAGACGGTTGAAACGTCTACGATTACGCCGATCACCGCGGTTAACGAACCTCTGATGGGCAATCTACGGGTATACCCTAACCCAACCGCCGAAACATTAACCGTTGACTTTTCAGTATACGCATCCGGCCCTGTCACATTAAGCCTCACCAATATGCTTGGCCAGCGGGTCCGAACGTTAACCGAATCAACGCTTGGCGTCGGTGACCATACACGAACCATCAATCTAAGGGATCTAGCCAGTGGCCGTTATACCCTCACTATTCTTCAAGAAAGTGGGCAGTTTAGTCGGGTAGTTTTGATTCATTGATTACTTTCGTTTCTATGAAGAAACAACTCATTTTAATGCTTATCATGGCTGGTGCGCTTCTCTCCAGCACTGTTTTTGGACAAGACAAATTAGGCATCATACGACATAATCACCTGTCTATTCACGTGAAGGATGTACCCAAAAGTGCCGCCTTTTACCGTGACGTAATGGGCCTGAAGCCGCTTCCTGTTCCTGATAACCTGAAAGCAATCCGTGCCTGGTTTGACCTGGGCGACGGTCAGCAGATCCACTTGCTGGATGGCCGAACAGCTCAGATCAACCACGATAAAAATGGCAGTCACTTTGCTTTGTTTGTCGCTGACATTAACAAATCCGAGCAATACCTGAAAGAGCAGAATATTCCTTATCACCGGCAGGTACGCTTTGATGGCATCGTCCAAGTCTATTTTTCAGACCCTGACGGCTATCTATTCGAGTTGAACGAAGGAGCGAAACCTACGAAAGCGTACTAGATCATAAAAGAAAAATCCGTTTGAGAGAAGCGATAAAGCCTTTACTCAAACGGATTTTGTATTTGTGTTTTTTGCCTTAAATATACTGCCGAATCGTTGCCGCCGTCTCCGCCAGCTCTTCCTGAGTTGGCTTCATTTTGTTATGAAAGTTCATGTCAGCCATCGAGTTAAGCGGAATCAGGTGGACATGCGCGTGAGGTACTTCCAATCCAACAACGGCAACGCCAATGCGCTTGCACGGAATGGCTTTTTCAATGGCCGGTGCTACCTGCTTGGCGAATGCCATTAACCCAGCATACAGATCATCGTCCAGATCGAAAATATAATCGACTTCTTTTTTCGGGATGACCAGTGTGTGCCCCGTGGTGGTCGGCATTACGTCCAGAAAAGCCAGATAATCGTCGGTTTCGGCAATCTTGTGGGCCGGAATTTCGCCAGCAACGATACGGGAGAAAATAGAAGGCATAATCAACTTTTAGCGTTTGGTAGCTTTCCGATTCCGGAACAAAATCAGCTAGACTTTTCAGACTGAAACGGATAAGAAATTAATTACCGCGCAATCTCAACCACTTCAAACTCCATAATTCCGGCCGGAACTTTGATTTCAGCGGTATCACCAACGCGCTTACCCAGCAATCCTTTACCAATGGGCGATCCAACCGAAATACGCCCCGATTTGAGGTCCGCTTCTTCTTCCGAAACAAGCGTGTAAAGCATCTCAGCGCCGTTCTTTTTATTCTTGATCTTTACTTTCGAAAGCACCGATACCTGCGAAGCGTCAATGGTTGATTCGTCGAGAATACGGGCGTTAGCCAGCACCTCTTCCAGTTTTGATATTTTTAGCTCATGAAGACCCTGTGCGTCCTTAGCCGCGTCGTATTCCGCGTTTTCGCTAAGGTCCCCTTTGTCACGGGCTTCAGCAATCTGGCGGGCAATTTCAGCCCGGCCTTTAGTTTTCAAATCACTCAGTTCCGCCTTAAGCCGGTTGAGTCCTTCTTCGGTATAATATGAAATCTTTGCCATAATACTTACATACTTACTCGTTTATTCATATTGGGCTAGGATCGCTCCTAAAAACAAAAAGAACGGTACACCGACCGTTCTGCAACCAAATTGGTTTTCTTTGCAGCCGTGTCAGTGTCGCCGTCGGATAACCGAAGCGAGCGCTTTGGGAATATAGTAATTTTTTCGTCGCATGGGTAGAACCGTTTGCTAATCGATCAATCCTGACTTAGTCCGTTTGGGCAACGCATCACTGAGACAAAAATAGAAATACTTCCCGGCTATATCAACACTTGATTCATCAGCTAGGGTAAAAACTGAGTTATCAAATTATGGATAAACCACTTCGCATCGTGTTTATGGGTACGCCCGATTTTGCTGTTGCCAGCTTACAGCGGCTATTGGGCGGTGGTTGTCATGTCGTTGCCGTTGTTACTGCGCCAGACCGACCATCCGGACGTGGATTGCAGCTCACTCCGTCCGCCGTTAAGAAAGCAGCAGAAGCAGCTAATTTACCCGTGCTACAACCCGAAAAGCTCCGTGATCCGGCGTTTCTGGAACAACTGGCTAGCTATCAGGCTGATTTACAAATCGTCGTGGCTTTTCGAATGCTGCCCGAAGTTGTCTGGTCTATGCCTACTGTCGGTACGTTCAATTTACACGGTTCTCTGCTACCTCAGTACCGGGGAGCCGCTCCCATCAACTGGGCCATCATCAACGGTGAAACCCAAACGGGCGTTACCACTTTTTTCATCGAGAAAGAAATTGATACCGGTCAGATGATTTTTCAGGACAACGAACCCATCTACCCCGACGACACAGCCGGAACAGTGCACGACCGGTTGATGGAACGCGGTGCCGATCTGGTTCTAAGAACGGTTCGGGCTATCGAAGCCGGAGACTATCCACGTACTCCCCAGCCGACAACCGACGAGTTGAAAGCAGCCCCTAAACTTAGCCGGGAAACCACCAAAATAGACTGGAATCAGCCAACGATAATCATTCGAAATTTTGTGCGTGGCTTGTCGCCTTATCCAGCCGCATGGACAACGATAAATGGCAAGTTCTTTAAGGTTTATGCCGTTTCGCTAGCCAACGAATCGCCCTTCACGGCTGAAGTTGGCGAAGCTTATACCGATAACAAAAAGACGATCTTAATCCGGGCTACCGATGGCTGGCTCAGTCTTGATTCGCTACAGGCCGAGGGAAAACGACGCATGACAGCCGAAGAGTTTTTACGAGGTAATCGCCTTTGATTGTTGGTAGTACTGAACGGTGAAGTCAGTTTCTCTAAACCGATTCCTACAAAGGCGCAAACAGGTGAGCGTAATTAACAGTAGACCAAGTCTCAACTTATTTGTATGAAAATTAGTTTGATTGCCGCCGTTGCGCAAAACGGTACTATCGGGCGTGACAACGACCTGCCCTGGCACTTGCCGGATGACTTTGCTTTCTTCAAGCGTAAGACCAATCATCACCCCATCATCATGGGTCGTAAATCGCTCGACTCGCTCGGGAAGCCCTTGCCAAACCGCACCAACATTGTCATTACGCGCAATAAGGATTTTTCGGCAGATGGGGTTATTATCGTGCATACACTCGACGATGCGATTGATGAAGCAAAAAAAGCGCTCCATCACCACGCGGAGCATCAACCGGCGGACGAAATCTTTGTGATTGGGGGTGCGGAGATTTACGCGATGGCCCTGCCTATTGCCACGACGCTCTATCTAACCGAAGTTCAGAAAGCTTACGAGGGCGATACCTCCTTCCCTTCTTTCAGCAAAAACGATTGGCAGGAAGTTAGCCGACGCCCGCATCCAGCCGACGAACGACATCAGGTTTCGTTTGACTTTGTGGAGTACGAACGAAAAAGCAACTGATGCCTGATCAGTTGCTTTTTTACGAGGTCAGAATCCAGCAGGCTCTAGCCTTTCATAAACCGTACCAGGCCAACTTCGATCAGCAGGAACGCTAAGGCCGCCAGCAAAAAGTATTTCCATAAGCTGCGCCCTAAGTTTTCCTGCTCCAGAACCTGCACAAAATCGCCGTCCTGAATACTATCGAAGACTTCGACGTTAGGCTGATTAGCAAAAGCCCGGCGCAACTCGTTAGCCGAATAAAAATCCATAACGGATTCTTTGTTGCCGTGGTTGAATGCCAATAAGCGCTCGGTTTTGCCATCGAGTTGCAGTTCGTAATACCCCGCTTCTACCGCCTGCCCCGCCGACAACTCGTTACTTTTAGGCATTTCAATCAACAGTTGGTTTCCTACCGTGCGCTGCACCGGAATAATTTCCAGCTTGTCGTGTTTCAACTTATAAACCGCCCGCTCCGACGGATTTGAAACGGGAATTGTGATCAAGTTATCCTCGAATGAATAAGCTGTCCGCTGAGCCCGAACACTAAGAGCGGCCATCTTATACATAACCGGCACAAAAAGAGCGTGTTCGGCCAAATTACCATAAGTGCTTGCCAAGGGATTAGCCAGAATATACACAATTCCCTGACCTGTTCTCGAGCGCGTCAGCATCGGATTCCCATCCCGTAAGCTAAGCAACCGCTCACCAGCACTCCACCGCCAAACCGGGGCCGCGCTAGGCATATTCAATGGCTCCGACTGGTAGCTTTGTTGAAAAACATCCCGAAAAAATGGGTTACTCCGGTCAGGGTCGGCAATAGGTAAGCTTGATGGATTCGCACTGGCAGCACTCACGGTACTTTGCGCATTGCCGACGCCGAGTGTGTTCAGAAACGGCTTGTACGAAGCCATATCGGGGTTTGTAGGCGGAATGATTGTCAAACTACCGCCTTGCTGAACAAACCGTTCTAACTCCGTGCGCAGCGCCCCGTTGACCTGGGTAACACCTTCCAGCACGACTAAATCTGTTTCTTTGAGCTGACCAACATCGAAGTTCTGTGCGTTAAAACTCCGGCGAACAAACAGGCTGTCATTCGAGTAAACCGCGTCCACATAATCCGTTGGGCGACCGGGAGCTCCTGACTTTTGTTCAAACAAGTGCAGCACCCGAACGGCGGGAGATGCTTCAATGACAAAGAAATACTGATTGTCGAAGGTTATCGGAAAATCCTCGAAGACAATCCGTCCCCGATGGTATCCTTTCTTGGTCACGTTAAAGTTTAGAGATACGGTAGCCGAACCGCCCGGTAGCAGCGTTGCCGACGCCGTTGACGTCTGGGCATCGTCCAGATACAACCGCACAGGCAAGTTCTTGACGTTTTCACGACCTCCGTTGTTTAGTTTTACGTTCAGGCTGTTGTTCTGTTGTTCACGAATGAAAGGCGTACTGAGCCAAACGGAGTCCACGTAAACATTCTTTGTAGCCTGTGCATCCAGTGGGACAATAAACACGCGATCTGTAGTATCGATTGTCAAGCGAGACAAATCGCCGACGGTGCTTTTCTGAAAATCGGAAAACCAAAACAGTTGATTACGCCCCCCTGGATTAAGACTAGTTAGCAGATTTCGTTGACGCCGGTAAACCGTTTCGAGCGTTCGGGGTGTATGGGCAAACCGCACGGACGTAACCCGGTCGCGCACAGACTCCGCAGAGCCCGTTTGCTGCTCCGCCGTCGAGAAATCGTTGGTGAGCAATTGTAACGATGTCGCATTACGAAACAGCGTCAGTAACTCGTCCAGCCTTCCGGTAGCAATGTCCAGATACCGCTTCGTATTCCGCTCGTTCTGCATGCTGTACGAGTTGTCCAGATAAAGGCTCGTAACGCCCTGCCGCGATAAGCCCAGCTTGTTTTTACTTGGAATAAACGGCTGCGCAAACGCTAGTACCAGACAAATCAGGAATAAACAGCGAGCTACCAGAATAAGCCAGTGCTTTAACCGACGGAACGACTTTGTTTCGGTCTGAACGGTACGCAGCAGAGCAACATTGGTAAAGAACACCCGACGCGTTCGACGGAAGTTGAAAAGATGAATTGCAATGGGAACCGATACAGCCAGCAGGCCGAAAAGGAACGAAGGATATAGGAAATTCATTCAGGGTGTTTCAAGGAAATGAGTGCGCGAACGCGGGTCTTACTTAGTAACGACTCAAGCTATGAATTTGGTTTTTACAACCCAAGTTAATCAGGGATTATGACTTCATAAAATGCTGTTTTGGTCTGTAACACGTCTGTATACGTTATCGAGCTGATCGCATCGCCAATTGTTCTGAACGTATCCGTTGGCGTATGCCCGACGATCTGGTGAAACCCCTGTAGGTAGTCGACACTGGTTTCTGAACGATCAGCCCAGATAGGACCGCTGAAGGCGTCATTACCTCCGCGCTTTGGCCCGACCTCAAATAAAATCCGTTGCATCTCCCAGGGTTGTTTGTGGACAGCGTTAAGTAATCCCGCCAGATCGTAACCAGGCTCAATTGACATTGCCTCCTGCCCAGCTTTCGCCAATAGTTGTGCCAACCATTTGTTTGTTACGCCAGCATGGCTAAATAAATAGGCACCAAGCTGATAAGACACCTGAAACAGATGGTTGTATTCTCGAAACATAGCGCTTAACTCTGGCTGTGCATTGCTGCGGAAGCCAGAACATCGGTAATGCGGGTAATGCAGGTATTGAGCGTCGTGGTTTCCGATGAGCAGTATAAACTTGTCAGGCGTTTGACTTTTAAGCTGGATGATCGCTTTTAAATTCTCATAGATGGTTGAATCGTCGAAAACACGACTATCCGTGTAATCACCTAAAAAAATAACTTGATCATGGTCGGCAATAGCGGCTTCCCGCCATACAGTTCGTCCGTGCAGATCACTTATCACTAACATTTTCATCGCTGCTCCCCGCTTATTTGTCTCTATCCAATCGCTTACTCCAATGTTTGTACCAATAGGAAGTACGATACTAAAACAGTTCTACCCATGCTTGCTATCATTTAACGTACCTTTCCAGTAACTAAATCATAACCACAAAAAAAGCCCCAGTCGAAAAAAACGACTGGGGCTACCTTGAGAACGTTGGTCCAGATGAATTACAACGTACGCTTCACTTCTTTTATTTCGAACGCTTCGATCGTGTCTCCCACTTCAATGTCATTGAAGTTTCGGACGCTCAAACCACATTCGTAGCCTGAACGCACTTCGTTAACGTCGTCTTTGAACCGTTTCAGCGCGCTGATTTCACCCGTATGAATCACGATAAAGTCGCGGATAACCCGGATTTTATTGTTCCGTTTGATGATACCGTCCGTCACATAACAACCGGCTACTGTACCAACTTTGCTGATCTTGAACACATCACGGACTTCGATATTACCAGTCACAACCTCTTCTGTGGTTGGTGCTAGCAGACCTTCCATAGCGTCTTTGACTTCGTTGATCGCGTCGTAGATGATTGAGTACAGACGAATTTCAATCTGTTCCTGTTCTGCCAACCGCCTGGCATTAGCTGATGGCCGCACCTGGAAGCCGACGATAACCGCATCCGAAGCCGATGCCAGCAGAATATCTGACTCGGAAATCTGTCCGACCGCTTTGTGGATGATGTTCACCTGAACTTCTTCCGTAGACAGTTGCAACAAGGAATCCGACAAGGCTTCGACCGAACCGTCCACGTCACCTTTCACAATCACATTAAGCTCTTTGAACGAGCCAATCGCTTTCCGACGGCCAATCTCTTCGAGTGTAATGTGCTTGCGGGTACGTAGCGTTTGTTCGCGCAGCAGTTGCTCCCGTTTGTTAGCAATTTCGCGGGCTTCGCGCTCCGTTTCCATCACGTTAAACTTGTCACCTGCCTGCGGAGCACCTGGCAACCCAAGAATCTGAACGGGTTGTGCTGGTCCTGCTTCTTTGATCCGCTCACCCCGGTCATTTGTCATAGCCCGAATGCGACCGTAGTGCGCACCGACAAGCATGACATCTCCCTGACGCAACGTACCATTTTCAACCAGTACTGTCGATACGTAGCCACGGCCTTTGTCGAGCGATGCTTCGATAACGGTACCAAGCGCCCGACGGTCCGGATTCGCTTTCAGTTCAAGTAATTCGGCTTCGAGCAGTACTTTTTCAAGCAGATCGTCAACGCCCATACCTGACTTGGACGAAATTTCCTGAGCCTGGTACTTACCACCCCATTCTTCAACGAGGAAGTTCATAGCCGAAAGCTCCGTCCGTATTTTGTCAGCTTCGGCCCCCGGCTTATCTACTTTTGAGAAAGCAAATACGATAGGTACACCGGCTACTTGTGCGTGGTTGATTGCTTCACGCGTCTGCGGCATCACGCTGTCGTCAGCCGCAATTACAATAATAACGACGTCGGTTACTTTCGCACCGCGTGCCCGCATGGCCGTAAAGGCTTCGTGACCCGGTGTATCAAGGAACGTGATCATCCGGTCGTCAGTCGCTTTCACGCTATAGGCACCGATGTGCTGCGTGATACCACCGGCTTCACCGGCGGCTACTTTTGCACGACGGATGTAATCAAGCAGCGACGTTTTACCGTGGTCAACGTGACCCATGATCGTAACGATTGGCGCACGAGGCTGAAGTTCATCCGGTTCGTCCGCTGTTACGTCAATACCCGCTTCCGTTTCATCTTCTGCCGATACAAACTGTACATCGTAACCGAATTCATCCGCAATAACCGTAATCGCTTCCGCATCTAACCGCTGGTTGATCGAGACGAACATACCCAGGTTCAAACAAACCGAGATAACTTCGTTGATCGACACGTTCATAAGCGAAGCCAGATCGTTTGCCGATACGAACTCCGTTACTTTCAGGATTTTTGCTTCCAGTTCCTCCTGTTCGCTGGCTAAACGATCACGTTCAGCCCGGTCGGCCCGGCGGTCACGTCGGCGGTCAGCTCCCCGGTTGGGCGAATTACCCTGCATCCGGGCGTTTGTCTG contains the following coding sequences:
- the infB gene encoding translation initiation factor IF-2, encoding MAEDKSMRLSQVAKILNKGLSSVANSLSAKGFKVEINPNTKINMEQLEVLAKEYKSTELLNGARRSEPSVAVAEPPRRREEEVILYRRDDAGRPISDAKADAPKTDVPRVDTPKPVSAESKPAPQTAATGLPGLKVIGKIDLNAKPAPAAKAPAPQVAKPVETPRVEPAQAEVAKPVPSQPVVAQPPVETPKPVQPAEVKPTVTPPVVTPAPAVAPKVETPQPAPVAQPKIEPAPVAPVQPRPEPAQPVARTEAPRVETPKPAEPVNNPVAKVEPTRQENRDTTASSQPKAAAPVPTPPVANDAEEPAAKTETIRAAGSHQLGGLKILGKIELPVNNPRQGGGGNSNADKKKRKRIRGGRDGAVGGTNQPNQGGNQPQGQGNQNRNDRGPRDGQGDRSPVNRDNNRPQGDRNQGGQRDNNRPQGDRNQAPANRSANSNNNAQPQGQGNQNRNAQSQPSSDNQNTNNRTGGGNNNNGRSGGNRDRAGGGNNSGRSGGNRREAPTQADVRKSIQQTNARMQGNSPNRGADRRRDRRADRAERDRLASEQEELEAKILKVTEFVSANDLASLMNVSINEVISVCLNLGMFVSINQRLDAEAITVIADEFGYDVQFVSAEDETEAGIDVTADEPDELQPRAPIVTIMGHVDHGKTSLLDYIRRAKVAAGEAGGITQHIGAYSVKATDDRMITFLDTPGHEAFTAMRARGAKVTDVVIIVIAADDSVMPQTREAINHAQVAGVPIVFAFSKVDKPGAEADKIRTELSAMNFLVEEWGGKYQAQEISSKSGMGVDDLLEKVLLEAELLELKANPDRRALGTVIEASLDKGRGYVSTVLVENGTLRQGDVMLVGAHYGRIRAMTNDRGERIKEAGPAQPVQILGLPGAPQAGDKFNVMETEREAREIANKREQLLREQTLRTRKHITLEEIGRRKAIGSFKELNVIVKGDVDGSVEALSDSLLQLSTEEVQVNIIHKAVGQISESDILLASASDAVIVGFQVRPSANARRLAEQEQIEIRLYSIIYDAINEVKDAMEGLLAPTTEEVVTGNIEVRDVFKISKVGTVAGCYVTDGIIKRNNKIRVIRDFIVIHTGEISALKRFKDDVNEVRSGYECGLSVRNFNDIEVGDTIEAFEIKEVKRTL
- a CDS encoding VOC family protein; this encodes MKKQLILMLIMAGALLSSTVFGQDKLGIIRHNHLSIHVKDVPKSAAFYRDVMGLKPLPVPDNLKAIRAWFDLGDGQQIHLLDGRTAQINHDKNGSHFALFVADINKSEQYLKEQNIPYHRQVRFDGIVQVYFSDPDGYLFELNEGAKPTKAY
- a CDS encoding HIT family protein, whose amino-acid sequence is MPSIFSRIVAGEIPAHKIAETDDYLAFLDVMPTTTGHTLVIPKKEVDYIFDLDDDLYAGLMAFAKQVAPAIEKAIPCKRIGVAVVGLEVPHAHVHLIPLNSMADMNFHNKMKPTQEELAETAATIRQYI
- a CDS encoding dihydrofolate reductase, producing MKISLIAAVAQNGTIGRDNDLPWHLPDDFAFFKRKTNHHPIIMGRKSLDSLGKPLPNRTNIVITRNKDFSADGVIIVHTLDDAIDEAKKALHHHAEHQPADEIFVIGGAEIYAMALPIATTLYLTEVQKAYEGDTSFPSFSKNDWQEVSRRPHPADERHQVSFDFVEYERKSN
- the greA gene encoding transcription elongation factor GreA; amino-acid sequence: MAKISYYTEEGLNRLKAELSDLKTKGRAEIARQIAEARDKGDLSENAEYDAAKDAQGLHELKISKLEEVLANARILDESTIDASQVSVLSKVKIKNKKNGAEMLYTLVSEEEADLKSGRISVGSPIGKGLLGKRVGDTAEIKVPAGIMEFEVVEIAR
- a CDS encoding metallophosphoesterase, with product MKMLVISDLHGRTVWREAAIADHDQVIFLGDYTDSRVFDDSTIYENLKAIIQLKSQTPDKFILLIGNHDAQYLHYPHYRCSGFRSNAQPELSAMFREYNHLFQVSYQLGAYLFSHAGVTNKWLAQLLAKAGQEAMSIEPGYDLAGLLNAVHKQPWEMQRILFEVGPKRGGNDAFSGPIWADRSETSVDYLQGFHQIVGHTPTDTFRTIGDAISSITYTDVLQTKTAFYEVIIPD
- a CDS encoding M1 family aminopeptidase; translation: MRFFYFILLFFPFLAQAQLPINTSGGTACQEHKAAYFNRITSNPKARVAYAGDPSIDVTYYGLELYLTHTPNYLRGAATVTLKSTAAISSFFLDLNSTIATTGTGLRVDSVKVGNQKISYQHAQNKLTVTPAQPLSTGQALTLIVYYQGVPAGDDSFVFGRHDTTNDPVIWSLSEPYGAPDWFPCKDSPGDKADSSAVSITAPNQFVSVSNGILISTTSNLDGTRTYRWRNSYPIAQYLISVASTNYERYDTPATLATSGTTLPITHYVYPETLTRVKASLDKTPSMVQLFTNLFGPYPFLREKYGHAQIGRGNGGMEHQTISSMEENAFASDVIAHELAHQWFGDKITCRDWQNIWLNEGFASYAEAIYAESANGQAGYQSTMTNFMTRARRARGSIYVQDITNFGNIFSPDRSYAKGAVVLHMLRAVVGQETFFSILRAYAASPTVAYKSAVTEDFQAIAEQVYGQSLNYFFKQWIYGEGYPSYRATVSTNPGTNTVSVRLQQRNAIATNPGSFTMPVQMRIQSAAGDTTVTVFNDQADQTFTLPTRGAVTGLLIDPANLILKTVETSTITPITAVNEPLMGNLRVYPNPTAETLTVDFSVYASGPVTLSLTNMLGQRVRTLTESTLGVGDHTRTINLRDLASGRYTLTILQESGQFSRVVLIH
- a CDS encoding BatA domain-containing protein, which gives rise to MNFLYPSFLFGLLAVSVPIAIHLFNFRRTRRVFFTNVALLRTVQTETKSFRRLKHWLILVARCLFLICLVLAFAQPFIPSKNKLGLSRQGVTSLYLDNSYSMQNERNTKRYLDIATGRLDELLTLFRNATSLQLLTNDFSTAEQQTGSAESVRDRVTSVRFAHTPRTLETVYRRQRNLLTSLNPGGRNQLFWFSDFQKSTVGDLSRLTIDTTDRVFIVPLDAQATKNVYVDSVWLSTPFIREQQNNSLNVKLNNGGRENVKNLPVRLYLDDAQTSTASATLLPGGSATVSLNFNVTKKGYHRGRIVFEDFPITFDNQYFFVIEASPAVRVLHLFEQKSGAPGRPTDYVDAVYSNDSLFVRRSFNAQNFDVGQLKETDLVVLEGVTQVNGALRTELERFVQQGGSLTIIPPTNPDMASYKPFLNTLGVGNAQSTVSAASANPSSLPIADPDRSNPFFRDVFQQSYQSEPLNMPSAAPVWRWSAGERLLSLRDGNPMLTRSRTGQGIVYILANPLASTYGNLAEHALFVPVMYKMAALSVRAQRTAYSFEDNLITIPVSNPSERAVYKLKHDKLEIIPVQRTVGNQLLIEMPKSNELSAGQAVEAGYYELQLDGKTERLLAFNHGNKESVMDFYSANELRRAFANQPNVEVFDSIQDGDFVQVLEQENLGRSLWKYFLLAALAFLLIEVGLVRFMKG
- the fmt gene encoding methionyl-tRNA formyltransferase gives rise to the protein MDKPLRIVFMGTPDFAVASLQRLLGGGCHVVAVVTAPDRPSGRGLQLTPSAVKKAAEAANLPVLQPEKLRDPAFLEQLASYQADLQIVVAFRMLPEVVWSMPTVGTFNLHGSLLPQYRGAAPINWAIINGETQTGVTTFFIEKEIDTGQMIFQDNEPIYPDDTAGTVHDRLMERGADLVLRTVRAIEAGDYPRTPQPTTDELKAAPKLSRETTKIDWNQPTIIIRNFVRGLSPYPAAWTTINGKFFKVYAVSLANESPFTAEVGEAYTDNKKTILIRATDGWLSLDSLQAEGKRRMTAEEFLRGNRL